Proteins from a genomic interval of Deinococcus radiopugnans ATCC 19172:
- a CDS encoding 2-oxoglutarate dehydrogenase E1 component — translation MTQWQTIMSGGNAAFIEGLYEAYLTDPGSVDAEWRTLFDELRGGTQEALHSPVQQAFYDLGQSRRGGASVTAAPPGNSGAQQAGSALVTAYRVYGHISARNNPLKMRGQPVVPELTPEFYGLSEADLNETVTEGPFSGPLRDVIAQLQATYTGSIGFEFNYLPANERRWFQERIERSQGQGRYSFSTEERRRIMFKLNAAEGLELYLKNKYPGVKRFGLEGSESFIPLMDRIIQQAGVYGVKEVVIGMAHRGRLNTLVNIFGKPPSVLFDEFDGKKKLSDNPDVAGDVKYHMGYSSDVRTPGGPMHLALAFNPSHLEIVSPVVHGSVRARQDRRNDTERKTVLPVTIHGDAAVSGQGVVMETLNLSRLRGFATGGAVRIVINNQVGFTISDPRDTRSSRYCTDIAKVANAPVLHVSGDDPEAVVFCGDLALAYRQEFGKDVFIDLISFRRNGHNEGDEPRMTQPIMYREIDKHPGTRALYAAKLEEEGVLEKGEGDALVDRFRDMLDAGKPVVAEMENLAQSELAVDWSEYTGTRWEDEVSTAVPRQKLEELGLKLASVPENFVPHRGVERVLKARAAMARGEQPLDWGMGENLAYATLLDEGYGVRLVGQDSGRGTFVHRHAVLHNQNADDPLNEEYMALAHLSPDQGRVEVVDSTLSEEAVMAFEYGYSTSEPKGLVAWEGQFGDFANGAQAVIDQFLSAAESKWLRLSGLTLLLPHGYEGAGPEHSSARLERYLQLCAQKNMQVVVPSNAAQMFHLLRRQVLRPYRKPLIVMTPKSLLRNKQAMNPLSDFTEGRFSEVIGDYDVTGAHRVVISSGKLHWELVEARDADQDAYAGTALIRLEQLYPFPTDALRTELARHPGAQVVWAQEEPENQGAWLMIWEDLESVLAPGQVLSHASRPRSASTAAGYASVHAREQAAVIAAALGERIDPEVIEDQEQLAQEAAQPG, via the coding sequence ATGACGCAGTGGCAGACCATCATGTCCGGCGGGAACGCGGCCTTTATCGAGGGGCTGTACGAGGCCTACCTGACCGATCCTGGAAGTGTGGACGCCGAATGGCGAACCCTCTTTGACGAGTTGCGCGGCGGGACACAGGAGGCCCTGCACTCGCCGGTTCAGCAGGCCTTCTATGACCTCGGCCAGAGCCGCCGGGGCGGGGCCTCCGTCACCGCCGCGCCCCCCGGCAACAGCGGCGCGCAGCAGGCCGGCAGCGCGCTGGTCACGGCGTACCGCGTGTACGGCCACATCAGCGCCCGCAACAACCCCCTCAAGATGCGCGGCCAGCCGGTGGTGCCCGAGCTGACCCCCGAGTTCTACGGCCTGTCCGAAGCTGACCTGAACGAGACCGTCACCGAGGGGCCGTTCAGCGGACCTTTGCGGGACGTGATCGCGCAGCTCCAGGCCACCTACACCGGCTCGATCGGCTTCGAGTTCAACTACCTGCCCGCCAACGAGCGCCGCTGGTTCCAGGAGCGCATCGAGCGCAGCCAGGGCCAGGGCCGCTACTCGTTTAGCACCGAAGAGCGCCGCCGCATCATGTTCAAGCTGAACGCCGCCGAGGGGCTGGAGCTGTACCTCAAGAACAAGTACCCCGGCGTCAAGCGCTTCGGCCTGGAAGGCTCCGAGAGCTTTATTCCGCTGATGGACCGCATCATCCAGCAGGCCGGGGTGTACGGGGTCAAGGAAGTCGTGATCGGGATGGCCCACCGGGGCCGCCTGAATACGCTGGTGAACATCTTCGGCAAGCCGCCCAGCGTGCTGTTCGACGAGTTCGACGGCAAGAAGAAGCTCAGCGACAACCCCGACGTGGCCGGCGACGTGAAGTACCACATGGGCTACTCGTCGGACGTGCGCACGCCCGGCGGCCCGATGCACCTGGCGCTGGCCTTCAACCCCTCGCACCTGGAAATCGTCTCGCCCGTCGTTCACGGCAGCGTGCGCGCCCGCCAGGATCGGCGCAATGATACCGAGCGCAAGACCGTGCTGCCGGTGACCATCCACGGCGACGCGGCGGTCAGCGGGCAGGGCGTGGTCATGGAAACGCTGAACCTGTCGCGCCTGCGCGGCTTCGCCACCGGGGGCGCGGTGCGCATCGTGATCAACAACCAGGTGGGCTTCACCATCAGCGATCCGCGCGACACCCGCAGCAGCCGCTACTGCACCGACATCGCCAAGGTGGCGAACGCCCCGGTGCTGCACGTCAGTGGCGACGATCCCGAAGCGGTGGTGTTCTGCGGCGACCTGGCGCTGGCCTACCGCCAGGAGTTCGGCAAGGACGTCTTTATCGACCTGATCTCGTTCCGCCGCAACGGCCACAACGAGGGCGACGAGCCGCGCATGACCCAGCCGATCATGTACCGCGAGATCGACAAGCACCCTGGCACGCGGGCGCTGTACGCCGCTAAGCTGGAAGAGGAAGGCGTGCTGGAGAAAGGCGAGGGCGACGCGCTGGTCGACCGCTTCCGCGACATGCTGGACGCCGGGAAGCCGGTAGTGGCCGAGATGGAAAACCTGGCCCAGAGCGAGCTGGCCGTGGACTGGTCTGAATATACCGGCACCCGCTGGGAGGACGAGGTCTCCACCGCCGTGCCGCGCCAGAAGCTGGAGGAGCTGGGCCTGAAACTCGCCAGCGTGCCGGAAAACTTCGTGCCGCACCGGGGCGTCGAGCGCGTGCTGAAGGCGCGGGCGGCGATGGCGCGCGGCGAACAGCCGCTGGACTGGGGCATGGGCGAGAATCTGGCCTACGCCACCCTGCTGGACGAGGGCTACGGCGTGCGGCTGGTGGGCCAGGACAGCGGGCGCGGCACCTTCGTCCACCGCCACGCCGTGCTGCACAACCAGAACGCCGACGATCCGCTGAACGAGGAGTACATGGCCCTCGCGCATCTGTCCCCCGATCAGGGCCGGGTGGAGGTGGTGGACAGCACCCTCTCGGAAGAGGCGGTGATGGCCTTCGAGTACGGGTATTCCACCTCCGAACCCAAGGGGCTGGTGGCCTGGGAAGGACAGTTCGGTGACTTCGCCAACGGCGCGCAGGCGGTCATCGATCAGTTCCTCAGCGCCGCCGAGAGCAAGTGGCTGCGCCTGAGCGGCCTGACCCTGCTGCTGCCCCACGGCTACGAGGGCGCGGGGCCGGAACACTCCAGCGCCCGCCTGGAGCGCTACCTGCAACTGTGTGCCCAGAAGAACATGCAGGTGGTGGTGCCCAGCAACGCCGCCCAGATGTTCCACCTGCTGCGCCGTCAGGTGCTGCGCCCCTACCGCAAGCCGCTGATCGTGATGACCCCCAAGAGCCTGCTGCGCAACAAGCAGGCCATGAACCCGCTGAGCGATTTCACGGAAGGCCGCTTCTCCGAGGTCATCGGCGATTACGACGTGACCGGCGCGCACCGCGTGGTCATCAGCAGCGGCAAGCTGCACTGGGAACTGGTGGAGGCGCGGGACGCCGATCAGGACGCCTACGCCGGCACCGCGCTGATCCGCCTGGAACAGCTGTACCCCTTCCCTACCGACGCCCTGCGCACCGAACTGGCCCGCCACCCCGGCGCGCAGGTGGTCTGGGCGCAGGAGGAACCGGAGAACCAGGGCGCGTGGCTGATGATCTGGGAAGACCTGGAAAGCGTCCTGGCCCCCGGTCAGGTGCTGAGTCACGCCAGCCGCCCGCGCAGCGCCAGCACCGCCGCCGGGTACGCCAGCGTCCACGCCCGCGAGCAGGCCGCCGTGATCGCCGCCGCGCTGGGCGAGCGGATCGATCCCGAAGTGATTGAGGATCAGGAACAGCTGGCCCAGGAAGCCGCGCAGCCGGGCTGA
- the uvrB gene encoding excinuclease ABC subunit UvrB: protein MLKVKSEFTPSGDQPTAIRSLVEGLESGLRFQTLLGATGTGKTYSMAKVIEETGRPALIMAPNKILTAQLASEFREFFPDAAVEFFISYYDYYQPEAYVPGKDLFIEKDAAINQEIERLRHSTTRSLLTRRDTIVVASVSCIYGLGDPKEYTALNLILKKGDAVGRDEILGRLIGMQYERNDIEMMPGRFRVKGEMIEVWPAYDEQPLRIELWGDDVERIAVVHPLTGDRLAELDATVVYPAKHYVSSAGNIERAIVTIQEELEGRLEYFKSTGKLLEAQRIKERTLYDLEMLKVLGYCSGIENYSRHIDGRAPGMTPYTMLDYFPDDFITFIDESHVTVPQIGGMANGDRARKQTLVDYGFRLPSAMDNRPLNFEEFMSKTGQTVYVSATPGPFEREISDSVADQIIRPTGLIDPPVTVQPITGQIEDLLGRVRQRAAIGERTLVTTLTKRMSEDLTEYLLEKGVKARYMHSDIDSVERQVIIRDLRLGHYDVLVGINLLREGLDLPEVSLVAILDADKPGFLRSERALIQTIGRAARNVNGEVILYGDTITPAMRSAIDETSRRREKQVAYNEEHGITPTTVIKGVRNVIRGEEQPEEIGSANVGGDRDALTAQLTDLELDMWQASEDLDFERAASLRDQIRAIEAKLQGKEFKQATVPGQKVRARGRR, encoded by the coding sequence ATGCTCAAGGTCAAATCCGAGTTCACGCCGTCCGGCGATCAGCCCACCGCCATCCGCTCGCTGGTGGAGGGGCTGGAATCGGGCCTGCGGTTTCAGACGCTGCTGGGGGCGACGGGCACAGGAAAAACGTACAGCATGGCGAAAGTCATCGAGGAAACGGGCCGCCCCGCCCTGATCATGGCCCCCAACAAGATCCTCACGGCGCAGCTGGCCTCCGAGTTCCGCGAGTTCTTCCCCGACGCCGCCGTCGAGTTCTTCATCAGCTATTACGACTATTACCAGCCAGAGGCCTACGTGCCGGGCAAGGATCTGTTTATCGAGAAGGACGCGGCGATCAACCAGGAAATCGAACGCCTGCGCCACTCCACCACCCGCAGCCTGCTGACGCGGCGCGACACCATTGTGGTGGCTTCGGTGTCGTGCATCTACGGCTTGGGCGATCCCAAGGAATACACGGCCCTCAACCTGATTCTCAAGAAGGGCGACGCGGTGGGCCGCGACGAGATTCTGGGCCGATTGATCGGCATGCAGTACGAGCGCAACGACATCGAGATGATGCCGGGCCGGTTCCGGGTCAAGGGCGAGATGATCGAGGTCTGGCCCGCTTACGACGAGCAGCCGCTCAGAATTGAGCTGTGGGGCGACGACGTAGAGCGCATCGCCGTGGTGCATCCCCTCACCGGAGACCGGCTGGCCGAACTGGACGCCACGGTGGTCTACCCGGCCAAGCATTACGTGTCCAGCGCGGGGAATATCGAGCGGGCCATCGTGACCATCCAGGAAGAACTGGAGGGGCGGCTGGAGTATTTCAAGTCCACCGGCAAGCTGCTCGAAGCCCAGCGCATCAAGGAGCGCACCCTCTACGATCTGGAGATGCTCAAGGTGCTGGGCTACTGCTCGGGCATCGAGAACTACTCGCGCCACATCGACGGCCGCGCCCCCGGCATGACGCCGTACACCATGCTCGACTATTTCCCCGACGACTTCATCACCTTTATCGACGAGTCGCACGTGACCGTGCCGCAGATCGGCGGGATGGCGAACGGAGACCGGGCGCGCAAACAGACGCTGGTGGACTACGGCTTCCGCCTGCCCAGCGCGATGGACAACCGCCCGTTGAACTTCGAGGAGTTCATGTCCAAGACCGGGCAGACCGTCTACGTGTCGGCCACCCCCGGCCCCTTCGAGCGCGAGATCAGCGACAGCGTGGCCGATCAGATCATTCGGCCCACCGGTCTGATCGATCCGCCCGTGACCGTGCAGCCCATCACCGGCCAGATCGAGGATCTGCTGGGCCGCGTGCGGCAGCGGGCCGCCATCGGCGAGCGCACCCTGGTCACCACCCTGACCAAGCGCATGTCCGAAGACCTGACCGAGTACCTGCTGGAAAAGGGCGTCAAGGCGCGCTACATGCACAGCGACATCGACAGCGTGGAGCGTCAGGTGATCATCCGTGACCTGCGACTGGGCCACTACGATGTGCTGGTGGGCATCAACCTGCTGCGCGAGGGGCTGGACTTGCCCGAGGTTTCCCTCGTCGCCATTCTGGACGCCGACAAGCCCGGCTTCCTGCGCTCCGAACGCGCGTTGATCCAGACCATCGGCCGGGCGGCGCGAAACGTCAACGGCGAGGTCATCCTGTACGGCGACACGATCACGCCGGCCATGCGCAGTGCCATCGACGAGACGTCCCGCCGCCGCGAGAAACAGGTGGCGTACAACGAGGAACACGGCATCACGCCCACCACGGTCATCAAGGGCGTGCGCAACGTCATTCGCGGCGAGGAACAGCCCGAGGAGATCGGCAGCGCGAACGTCGGCGGTGACAGAGACGCCCTGACCGCCCAGCTCACCGATCTGGAACTGGACATGTGGCAGGCGTCCGAAGATCTGGACTTTGAGCGGGCCGCCAGTCTGCGCGATCAGATCCGCGCCATCGAGGCCAAGTTGCAGGGCAAGGAGTTCAAGCAGGCGACGGTGCCGGGTCAGAAGGTGCGGGCGCGCGGTCGGCGGTAA
- a CDS encoding LysR family transcriptional regulator: MELRHLRHFVALAEEEHFGRAAERVFVVQQALSNSVRNLEEEVGVPLVLRTTRRVQLTPAGQEFLVGARETLALAAQTVERARRAARGEVGRLTVGFVSGLAFGGLPEIVRRFRELYPNVSVDLRELTAHEQEAGLRGGVLDVGLMLLPVRAPNLDSRPLWRQPLVAALPAGHPLARKRRLKISDLAPEPFVFFPRQLRATYFDQVMRWCAGAGFTPNVVQEAIEVPTLLSLVAAGVGVFLPIEFFNRLSLPGVVYRPVEDAPLVDIVAVWRRDEGRNPVVRAFLSVAEEMLGAAKGQPAE; this comes from the coding sequence ATGGAACTGCGTCACCTGCGCCATTTCGTCGCGCTGGCCGAGGAGGAACACTTCGGGCGCGCCGCCGAGCGTGTCTTCGTGGTGCAGCAGGCCCTGAGCAACAGCGTCCGCAACCTGGAGGAAGAGGTGGGCGTGCCGCTGGTGCTGCGAACCACCCGCCGGGTGCAACTCACGCCAGCCGGGCAGGAGTTTCTGGTGGGCGCCCGCGAGACGCTGGCGCTGGCCGCGCAGACGGTGGAGCGCGCCCGCCGCGCCGCACGGGGCGAGGTGGGCCGCCTGACCGTGGGCTTCGTGAGTGGGCTGGCCTTCGGTGGGCTGCCGGAAATCGTGCGCCGCTTCCGCGAGCTGTACCCGAACGTCAGCGTCGATCTGCGCGAACTGACCGCGCATGAGCAGGAGGCGGGGCTGCGCGGCGGCGTGCTGGACGTGGGGTTGATGCTGCTCCCCGTTCGCGCGCCCAATCTGGATTCGCGCCCCCTCTGGCGGCAGCCGCTGGTGGCGGCCCTGCCTGCCGGGCACCCGCTGGCCCGCAAGCGCCGGCTCAAGATTTCCGATCTGGCCCCCGAACCCTTCGTGTTCTTTCCGCGTCAGTTGCGCGCCACCTATTTCGATCAGGTGATGCGCTGGTGTGCCGGGGCCGGCTTCACCCCCAACGTCGTGCAGGAGGCCATCGAGGTGCCCACGCTGCTGTCGCTGGTGGCGGCGGGCGTGGGCGTGTTTCTGCCCATCGAGTTTTTCAACCGCCTGTCGCTGCCCGGCGTGGTCTACCGCCCCGTCGAGGACGCCCCGCTGGTGGACATCGTGGCCGTGTGGCGGCGCGACGAGGGCCGCAATCCGGTGGTGCGGGCGTTTTTAAGCGTGGCGGAGGAGATGCTGGGGGCAGCGAAGGGCCAGCCAGCCGAATAG
- the purF gene encoding amidophosphoribosyltransferase yields the protein MPTNPLPSLAALSENDFGTDKPREECGVFGLYSPVPNDLAWLTYLGMFALQHRGQEAAGMCVSDGEKFHVEKDLGLVTQVFDERRLDSVRLPNARVSIGHVRYSTTGSNLRFNAQPLTTRTNKGILGMAHNGNFVNALEVRAEMLQEGALFQTTNDSEVMLNLIARESHMDLVEATAAAMQRLKGGYACVLMNRHTLIGFRDPHGVRPLVIGQRDDGAYAMASEPCALYAVGARLLRDVQPGELVWVDRSGLHSLMVEPRAPTPCAFEWIYFARSDSQLDGIDTHASRIRMGEQLAREFPVDADIVVPVPDSGIGAAIGYARESGIPFDYGLYKNPYAGRTFIAPTQEARELKVKMKLSPTSAVRGKRVILVDDSIVRGTTSRQIVNLLREAGATEVHFRVCSPPITHPCFYGIDTAARKELVASTHTQEEIRALIGADTLAFISERGLREAVGGPGLCLACFNGEYPAGTPLLNDVDKLALEV from the coding sequence ATGCCCACTAACCCCCTGCCTTCCCTCGCCGCCCTGTCCGAGAACGACTTCGGCACCGACAAGCCGCGCGAGGAATGCGGCGTCTTCGGCCTGTACTCGCCGGTGCCCAACGATCTGGCATGGCTGACCTACCTGGGCATGTTCGCGCTGCAACACCGGGGCCAGGAGGCGGCGGGCATGTGCGTGTCCGACGGCGAGAAGTTCCACGTCGAGAAGGATCTGGGCCTGGTGACGCAGGTCTTCGACGAGCGCCGTCTGGACAGCGTGCGGCTGCCCAACGCCCGCGTCAGCATCGGACACGTGCGCTACAGCACCACCGGCAGCAACCTGCGCTTCAACGCCCAGCCGCTGACCACCCGCACCAACAAGGGCATCCTGGGCATGGCGCACAACGGCAATTTCGTGAACGCGCTGGAAGTGCGCGCCGAGATGCTCCAGGAAGGCGCGCTGTTCCAGACCACCAACGACTCCGAGGTGATGCTGAACCTGATCGCCCGCGAGAGCCACATGGATCTGGTGGAGGCCACCGCCGCCGCCATGCAGCGCCTCAAGGGCGGCTATGCCTGCGTCCTGATGAACCGCCACACCTTGATCGGCTTCCGCGATCCGCACGGCGTGCGCCCGCTGGTGATCGGGCAACGCGACGACGGCGCCTATGCCATGGCCAGCGAACCCTGCGCCCTGTACGCGGTGGGCGCGCGGCTGCTGCGCGACGTGCAGCCCGGCGAGCTGGTGTGGGTGGACCGAAGCGGCCTGCACAGCCTGATGGTGGAGCCGCGCGCGCCGACGCCCTGCGCCTTCGAGTGGATCTACTTTGCCCGCAGCGACAGCCAGCTTGACGGCATCGACACCCATGCCAGCCGCATCCGCATGGGTGAGCAACTGGCCCGTGAGTTTCCGGTGGACGCCGACATCGTGGTGCCGGTTCCCGACAGCGGCATTGGCGCGGCCATCGGCTACGCGCGGGAGAGCGGGATTCCCTTTGACTACGGCCTGTACAAGAACCCCTACGCGGGCCGCACCTTCATCGCCCCCACGCAGGAGGCGCGCGAGCTGAAGGTCAAGATGAAGCTCTCGCCCACCAGCGCCGTGCGGGGCAAGCGCGTGATTCTGGTGGACGACAGCATCGTGCGCGGCACCACCTCGCGCCAGATCGTGAACCTGCTGCGCGAGGCGGGGGCCACCGAGGTGCATTTCCGGGTGTGCAGCCCGCCCATCACCCACCCGTGCTTCTACGGCATCGACACGGCGGCCCGCAAGGAACTCGTCGCCAGCACGCACACCCAGGAGGAAATCCGGGCGCTGATCGGCGCCGACACCCTGGCCTTCATCAGCGAGCGCGGGCTGCGCGAGGCCGTCGGCGGGCCGGGCCTGTGCCTGGCGTGCTTCAACGGCGAGTACCCGGCGGGAACCCCGCTGCTCAACGACGTGGACAAGCTGGCGCTGGAAGTCTGA
- a CDS encoding endonuclease domain-containing protein, producing the protein MATRNVTRGTLRARELRRDQTPTEHRLWRALRGRFLNAKFRRQWPIAGYIVDFVCFEARLIVELDGSQHAEDAARAYDEARTQVLEAGGFKVLRFWNNEVSSNLRGVLEAINLHLQ; encoded by the coding sequence ATGGCAACGCGCAACGTGACGCGGGGAACGCTGAGGGCGCGTGAATTGCGGCGGGATCAAACGCCAACGGAGCACAGGCTCTGGCGTGCTTTGCGAGGACGCTTCCTGAATGCGAAGTTCCGCCGCCAGTGGCCTATTGCTGGCTACATCGTTGATTTCGTCTGTTTTGAAGCGCGTCTGATCGTCGAACTGGACGGCTCTCAACATGCCGAAGATGCCGCCAGAGCTTATGACGAGGCGCGCACTCAAGTCCTGGAAGCAGGCGGTTTCAAGGTGTTGCGGTTCTGGAACAATGAAGTTAGCAGCAACCTTAGAGGCGTTTTGGAGGCCATCAACCTTCATCTGCAATAA
- the purL gene encoding phosphoribosylformylglycinamidine synthase subunit PurL — protein sequence MTQSTPPTQSLRPQAATFGLSTDEYDLLVSRIGREPNALEAAIVGAMWSEHCGYKNSRPLFSAFPTTGPQVLQGPGENAGVVDIGEGWGVAFKMESHNHPSAVEPVQGAATGVGGILRDIFAMGARPFAVLDSLRFGNPDSPRTRFLVNGVVEGIAHYGNAIGVPTVGGEVTFHPSYQENPLVNVMALGLLRHEDLATGTMGEVGNQIIYVGSKTGRDGLGGAVFASADLSEASQADRPAVQVGDPFMEKLLLEATLEAIESGVVAGVQDMGAAGLVSSTCEMAYRAGLGITMDLDQVPTRESGMVPMELCLSESQERMILVPVPGREQELYDLLDKWELDVVNIGQVEEHHNYRLTWKGEVVCDLPVALLNEAPKYTREGVESSEIRAARERDLSGVPQPGDAGAVLLELLSHPTIASKRPIFQRFDHQVMTNTVVVPGAADAAVMRVKGSGMGVAATSDCNPRFVQLDPYTGAAAAVAEAARNLACVGATPLAITDNLNFGNPHRPEVYYQLQQSVQGIADACRALNTPVTGGNVSLYNQYTQGEERVAIHPTPTIGMVGVLPDISKRATLGLKAAGQTLYLLGEHANSIGASQYLETVHGLEAGHVPPLDLNLEQKVIDGTLALIRAGLTDTAHDCAEGGLAVALAEMAMAGGIGLSVTLDSPAEVRTDALLFGEAHSRVVVAVQEADATEKKLRELDVPFVRLGESGSDTVTVTAPARGLHLSVNLAALTLAYDSPLVGILG from the coding sequence ATGACCCAATCCACCCCCCCAACCCAATCCCTCCGCCCCCAGGCCGCCACCTTTGGCCTGTCCACCGACGAATACGATCTGCTCGTCTCGCGCATAGGCCGCGAACCCAACGCGCTGGAGGCCGCCATCGTGGGTGCGATGTGGTCTGAACACTGCGGCTACAAGAACTCGCGCCCGCTGTTTTCCGCCTTTCCCACCACCGGGCCGCAAGTCTTGCAAGGCCCCGGCGAGAACGCGGGCGTGGTGGACATCGGCGAGGGCTGGGGCGTGGCCTTCAAGATGGAGTCGCACAACCACCCCAGCGCCGTGGAACCCGTGCAGGGCGCGGCAACCGGCGTGGGCGGCATCCTGCGCGACATCTTCGCGATGGGGGCGCGGCCCTTTGCCGTGCTGGACAGCCTGCGCTTCGGCAACCCCGACAGCCCCCGCACCCGCTTTCTGGTCAACGGCGTGGTGGAGGGTATCGCCCACTACGGCAACGCGATTGGCGTGCCCACCGTGGGCGGCGAGGTCACCTTTCACCCCAGCTACCAGGAAAACCCCCTGGTCAACGTGATGGCCCTGGGCCTGTTGAGGCACGAGGATCTGGCGACGGGCACGATGGGCGAGGTGGGCAACCAGATCATCTACGTCGGTTCCAAGACCGGGCGCGACGGGCTGGGCGGCGCAGTGTTTGCCTCGGCGGACCTGTCGGAGGCCAGCCAGGCCGACCGCCCCGCCGTGCAGGTGGGCGATCCCTTCATGGAAAAACTGCTGCTGGAGGCGACGCTGGAGGCCATCGAATCCGGCGTGGTGGCCGGGGTGCAGGACATGGGCGCGGCGGGTCTGGTCAGCTCGACGTGCGAGATGGCCTACCGCGCGGGCCTGGGCATCACGATGGATCTGGATCAGGTGCCCACCCGCGAATCGGGCATGGTGCCGATGGAACTGTGCCTGTCCGAATCTCAGGAGCGCATGATCCTGGTGCCGGTGCCGGGGCGCGAGCAGGAGCTGTACGATCTGCTGGACAAGTGGGAACTGGACGTGGTGAATATCGGGCAGGTGGAGGAACATCACAACTACCGCCTGACCTGGAAGGGCGAGGTGGTGTGTGACCTGCCCGTGGCCCTGCTGAACGAGGCCCCCAAATACACCCGCGAGGGCGTGGAATCCTCAGAGATCAGGGCGGCCCGCGAGCGTGATCTGAGCGGCGTGCCCCAGCCCGGCGACGCTGGCGCGGTGCTGCTGGAACTGCTGTCCCACCCCACCATCGCCAGCAAGCGCCCGATCTTCCAGCGCTTTGACCATCAGGTGATGACCAATACCGTTGTTGTTCCCGGTGCCGCCGACGCCGCCGTGATGCGCGTCAAGGGTTCGGGCATGGGCGTGGCCGCGACTTCGGATTGCAATCCGCGTTTCGTGCAGCTTGACCCGTACACGGGCGCAGCCGCCGCCGTCGCCGAGGCCGCGCGCAATTTGGCCTGCGTGGGGGCCACGCCGCTGGCGATCACCGACAACCTCAACTTCGGCAACCCGCACCGCCCCGAGGTCTATTACCAGCTTCAGCAGTCGGTGCAGGGCATCGCGGACGCCTGCCGCGCGCTGAACACGCCGGTCACGGGTGGCAACGTCAGCCTGTACAACCAGTACACCCAGGGCGAAGAGCGGGTGGCGATCCACCCCACCCCCACGATTGGCATGGTGGGCGTGCTGCCCGACATCTCCAAACGGGCGACGCTGGGCCTGAAGGCGGCGGGCCAGACGCTGTACCTGCTGGGCGAACACGCGAACAGCATCGGGGCCTCGCAGTATCTGGAAACGGTGCATGGGCTGGAGGCTGGACACGTGCCGCCGCTGGATCTGAATCTGGAACAAAAGGTCATCGACGGCACGCTGGCCCTGATCCGCGCGGGCCTGACCGACACCGCCCACGACTGCGCCGAGGGTGGGCTGGCCGTGGCCCTGGCCGAGATGGCGATGGCCGGGGGCATCGGCCTCAGCGTGACGCTGGACTCGCCCGCAGAAGTTCGCACCGACGCCCTGCTGTTCGGCGAGGCGCACAGCCGCGTCGTGGTGGCGGTGCAGGAAGCCGATGCCACCGAAAAGAAATTGCGTGAGCTGGACGTGCCCTTCGTGCGACTGGGCGAAAGCGGAAGCGATACGGTCACGGTCACGGCCCCGGCGCGCGGCCTACACTTGAGCGTGAACCTCGCGGCGCTGACCCTGGCCTACGACTCTCCGCTCGTGGGGATTCTGGGATGA
- a CDS encoding type II toxin-antitoxin system VapC family toxin has product MSVLYLDSSALAKLYLREDEAKRQQVIALADNADEVASSAIAFAEVASAFARNFHQGRVSEADYQEHFTDFERDWQSVTQIAVVNSVSTRASQLLKAHAGLRAMDALHLASALIIRETQTLQFLSFDDQLNAVAQALMPDAFDWMRKKAIFKLTLQRTYYEKGFFNVVRAYDQFIRGDEGEIKIIAGDASVTFTGNVNRRANLNGTARISVKGEGLKKWFQKHYRVMDVVEIEIVSPTLLKLKYPAKN; this is encoded by the coding sequence TTGAGCGTTCTCTATCTGGATTCCAGCGCCCTTGCCAAGCTCTATCTGCGCGAGGACGAGGCGAAGCGCCAGCAGGTTATAGCGCTGGCCGACAATGCCGATGAGGTGGCGAGTTCTGCCATTGCTTTTGCCGAAGTTGCCAGCGCCTTCGCCCGCAATTTCCATCAGGGCCGCGTGAGTGAGGCCGATTACCAGGAGCACTTCACCGATTTCGAACGGGACTGGCAATCCGTGACCCAGATCGCCGTCGTGAACTCCGTGTCCACGCGCGCCAGCCAGCTTCTCAAAGCCCACGCTGGTCTGCGTGCGATGGATGCCCTTCACTTGGCCTCTGCCTTGATTATCCGAGAGACACAGACGTTGCAATTCCTCAGTTTTGATGACCAGCTTAATGCCGTGGCACAGGCTTTGATGCCTGACGCATTTGATTGGATGCGGAAGAAAGCGATCTTTAAATTGACTCTGCAAAGGACCTATTACGAAAAGGGTTTCTTTAATGTTGTCCGCGCGTATGACCAGTTTATCCGCGGTGACGAGGGCGAAATCAAGATCATCGCTGGAGATGCCAGTGTGACATTCACTGGCAACGTCAACAGGCGGGCCAATCTCAACGGCACGGCTCGTATTAGCGTCAAGGGTGAGGGCTTGAAAAAATGGTTCCAAAAACATTACCGAGTTATGGATGTGGTTGAAATTGAGATTGTCAGCCCAACCCTTCTCAAGCTCAAATATCCAGCCAAAAACTAA